The following are encoded together in the Capsulimonas corticalis genome:
- a CDS encoding AAA-like domain-containing protein, with translation MTPITTPAAPSTGAAGTNAFYVTGGTLGAGAASYVERRADHDLLDGLTSGDYCYVLNSRQMGKSSLCVRTMARLREKGWRTCFLDLTKFGGRNLSAEQWYTALLSEAGRELGLRAEMLAFWKANTDLGPMQRFFGAIQTVALTASESPLTVFVDEIDVTRGLPFSADEFFAGIRQCYVGRATDATLDRLTVCLLGTATPADLIQDTRTSPFNIGRRIEVRDFTLEEAAPLAAGLGKNGPALLSRVLYWTGGHPYLTQRLCRAVQEAKAQRPGDVDKLCSDLFLTRTASEADDNLAFVRNRLLKSELDLAGLLNLYSQMRRGRRIPDDEADPLCAVLKLSGVARTESGVLRVRNRIYEHVFSREWIVEHTPGAEMRRQREAYRRGLLRAGGVAASVLLVMVLLTASAIRNAQRANANARLANANAAKWKAAQSAAEWSLYAADMSLIPQAWDNNNVGRIVDALKETRYFHDRGFEWGYWNHLCHLDLMTLKGHTAPVNTVVYSPDGNRILTASNDKTAKIWDAQTGREILTIKGETNGFTSAAFSSDGSRILTASNHSDAKIWNAKTGRGMLTIKGGKNGFTSAAFSSDGTHVLTASKDGAKIWDAQTGQGIFTIKGGKSGFAFAALSPDQSRILTASDDQTIDTDGLYIGNDVTFEIWDVKTGRETLTIKAGSATLKSAAFSPDGSRIVTAGSEGSFENNNVKVWDVRTGSKLLTLKEGQTAISSVAFSPDGRRIVTGNDDNTAQVWDAQTRDELFKIKGHRDSVLSAAFSPDGKQVVTASKDGDAKIWNAQATGEALTIHGQPGGASSSPFSPDGRRIFVVSGYGAVKCTTLKVVNVQTGSVLLTLHEDKNGISSVASSPDGKRIVTTAGLGNAASVWDAITGRKLLTLVEHSGTICYSAFSPDSTRIVTANTNGATKVWDARMGNEQLTLKGEAGNGCFAAFSPDGNRIITTSWHGTVKIWDAQTGRETLTIQGNIAFLSHAPFSPDGMRVVTTAGGVFTVWDTQTGRKRFAIEGDTRYIGDTRIIYYIRFSPDGSRILTFGADNIPKVWDADQGRLLLTFKGDKQIMSGAFSHDGKRVLTLSVNGGAKIWDADQGRLLLTLKPRSDDFIFATFSSDDRHIVVATVPHIKPMASSSDHAMDLTDIFETDFKDYP, from the coding sequence ATGACGCCCATCACCACACCTGCAGCGCCTTCTACTGGGGCTGCCGGGACAAACGCCTTTTACGTCACCGGCGGCACGCTGGGCGCGGGCGCGGCCTCGTACGTCGAGCGCCGGGCCGATCATGATCTACTGGACGGCCTAACGTCAGGCGACTACTGCTATGTCCTCAACTCCCGCCAAATGGGCAAGTCCAGCCTCTGCGTTCGAACCATGGCTCGATTGCGCGAGAAGGGTTGGCGAACCTGCTTTTTGGACCTCACCAAGTTCGGCGGCAGGAACCTCTCCGCTGAGCAGTGGTACACCGCCTTGCTCTCGGAAGCTGGGAGAGAGTTGGGCCTGCGCGCCGAGATGCTCGCCTTTTGGAAAGCGAACACCGACCTCGGGCCGATGCAGCGTTTCTTCGGGGCTATCCAGACCGTCGCCCTGACCGCGTCAGAATCTCCCTTGACGGTCTTCGTGGACGAGATCGATGTCACACGCGGCCTCCCCTTCAGCGCCGACGAATTCTTTGCCGGCATCCGTCAGTGCTATGTGGGACGGGCCACAGATGCGACGCTGGATCGGCTCACCGTCTGCCTGCTGGGGACGGCCACGCCCGCCGATCTGATCCAGGATACCCGCACCAGTCCTTTCAACATCGGCAGGCGCATTGAGGTCAGAGACTTCACCCTGGAAGAGGCCGCCCCTTTGGCTGCCGGGCTCGGTAAGAATGGCCCAGCCCTGCTCTCGCGGGTGCTGTACTGGACGGGCGGACACCCATACCTGACGCAGCGGCTGTGCCGCGCTGTTCAGGAAGCCAAGGCGCAGAGACCAGGCGACGTGGATAAACTCTGCTCGGATCTATTCCTGACGCGCACGGCGTCGGAAGCCGACGACAACCTGGCATTTGTACGCAACCGACTGCTCAAGTCGGAATTGGATCTCGCCGGGCTGCTGAATTTGTATAGTCAGATGCGTCGGGGCCGCCGCATCCCCGACGACGAGGCGGACCCGCTCTGCGCCGTGCTCAAGCTCAGCGGCGTGGCGCGGACCGAGAGCGGAGTGCTGCGCGTGCGCAACCGGATCTACGAGCACGTGTTCAGCCGGGAGTGGATCGTCGAGCATACGCCGGGGGCGGAGATGAGGCGCCAGCGCGAGGCCTACCGGCGAGGCCTATTGCGGGCTGGGGGCGTCGCCGCCAGCGTACTGCTTGTCATGGTTCTGCTGACTGCCTCCGCCATACGGAACGCCCAACGCGCCAATGCCAATGCCCGTCTCGCCAATGCCAACGCCGCCAAATGGAAGGCGGCCCAGTCGGCAGCTGAATGGAGCCTATACGCGGCGGACATGTCCCTGATTCCGCAGGCATGGGATAACAACAACGTTGGACGGATCGTAGATGCGCTCAAGGAGACACGGTACTTCCACGACCGGGGTTTCGAGTGGGGCTACTGGAATCATCTCTGCCATCTCGACCTGATGACGCTCAAGGGACACACGGCGCCTGTCAACACTGTCGTCTACTCTCCTGATGGAAATCGTATCCTCACCGCCAGCAACGACAAGACCGCCAAAATCTGGGACGCTCAGACAGGTAGAGAGATCCTCACGATCAAAGGAGAAACGAACGGCTTCACATCCGCTGCCTTCTCTTCCGACGGAAGCCGCATTCTCACCGCTAGTAATCATAGCGACGCCAAGATCTGGAACGCGAAGACAGGGCGCGGAATGCTCACGATCAAGGGTGGTAAGAACGGCTTCACTTCCGCCGCCTTCTCCTCGGACGGAACCCACGTTCTCACCGCCAGTAAGGATGGCGCCAAGATCTGGGATGCTCAGACAGGACAAGGGATATTTACGATCAAGGGAGGTAAGAGTGGCTTCGCTTTCGCCGCCTTATCCCCCGACCAAAGCCGCATTCTCACCGCCAGTGATGACCAAACCATCGATACGGATGGCCTCTATATTGGTAATGACGTCACCTTCGAGATCTGGGATGTCAAGACAGGGCGAGAGACGCTCACGATCAAGGCAGGCAGCGCCACGCTCAAATCCGCAGCCTTCTCGCCCGACGGAAGCCGCATTGTCACTGCAGGTTCGGAGGGTTCCTTCGAAAACAATAATGTTAAAGTTTGGGATGTCCGGACAGGAAGCAAGCTGCTCACTCTCAAGGAAGGCCAAACAGCTATCTCTTCTGTAGCCTTCTCGCCCGACGGTCGGCGCATCGTCACGGGTAACGACGACAACACCGCCCAAGTCTGGGACGCTCAGACAAGAGACGAACTATTCAAGATCAAGGGACATAGAGATAGTGTCCTCTCCGCCGCCTTCTCGCCTGACGGAAAACAGGTCGTTACCGCCAGCAAGGATGGCGACGCCAAGATCTGGAACGCGCAGGCAACAGGGGAAGCGCTCACCATCCACGGACAACCAGGCGGCGCCTCATCCTCTCCCTTCTCTCCCGATGGCCGTCGTATCTTTGTCGTCAGTGGATATGGAGCTGTCAAATGCACCACTCTCAAAGTAGTGAACGTTCAGACGGGGAGCGTACTGCTGACGCTCCATGAAGACAAGAACGGTATTTCTTCCGTCGCCTCTTCTCCGGACGGCAAGCGAATCGTCACCACTGCCGGATTAGGCAACGCTGCTAGTGTCTGGGACGCCATAACGGGACGCAAATTACTCACGCTCGTAGAACACTCAGGGACTATCTGCTACTCAGCCTTCTCACCCGACAGCACACGTATTGTCACCGCCAACACAAACGGCGCAACCAAAGTCTGGGACGCTCGGATGGGAAACGAGCAGTTGACGCTTAAGGGAGAGGCAGGGAATGGTTGCTTCGCCGCTTTCTCGCCCGACGGAAACCGCATCATCACCACAAGTTGGCATGGAACTGTCAAAATCTGGGACGCTCAGACAGGGCGAGAGACGCTCACGATCCAGGGGAACATCGCTTTTTTAAGTCACGCCCCCTTCTCCCCCGACGGCATGCGCGTCGTCACCACAGCCGGTGGCGTCTTTACCGTTTGGGACACACAGACGGGACGCAAGCGGTTCGCGATCGAGGGAGACACAAGATACATCGGAGACACAAGAATCATCTATTACATCAGATTCTCCCCCGACGGCAGCCGCATCCTTACCTTCGGAGCCGACAACATCCCCAAGGTGTGGGACGCCGATCAAGGGCGCTTGCTGCTTACATTCAAGGGAGATAAGCAAATCATGTCGGGCGCCTTCTCTCACGATGGCAAACGCGTTCTTACCCTGAGTGTTAATGGCGGAGCCAAGATATGGGATGCCGATCAGGGGCGCTTGCTGCTCACGCTTAAGCCTAGATCAGACGATTTCATCTTCGCTACCTTCTCATCCGACGACAGACACATTGTCGTCGCCACCGTGCCCCACATCAAACCGATGGCGTCATCCTCAGATCACGCCATGGATCTCACCGACATCTTCGAGACGGACTTCAAGGACTATCCATGA
- a CDS encoding YsnF/AvaK domain-containing protein, with protein sequence MSEDDLRDTLVNDENRIVVPIVEETVDVRKRIVETGKVRIAKTVTEREEVVDIPFLRTEVEVRHVLIDRFVDAAPPIRHEGDVMIIPVMEEVLVVEKRLKLKEEIHIAQHRTEFHDTQTVLLRREVVSENRVVSGDDGEQSTSSS encoded by the coding sequence ATGTCAGAAGACGATCTCAGGGATACGCTTGTCAACGACGAGAATCGAATCGTCGTACCCATCGTCGAAGAAACGGTGGATGTGAGAAAGCGTATTGTAGAGACGGGCAAGGTACGCATCGCCAAGACGGTGACCGAGCGCGAGGAAGTTGTCGACATCCCATTTCTGCGCACCGAGGTTGAGGTCCGTCACGTCCTCATTGACCGATTTGTGGACGCCGCGCCGCCGATACGCCATGAGGGTGATGTGATGATCATACCAGTGATGGAAGAGGTCTTGGTGGTGGAAAAGCGGCTGAAACTCAAGGAAGAAATCCACATCGCACAACACCGCACCGAGTTTCATGATACGCAGACCGTGCTTCTTCGCAGAGAAGTAGTCTCCGAGAATCGAGTGGTAAGTGGAGACGATGGTGAGCAGTCTACATCGTCAAGTTGA
- a CDS encoding AAA-like domain-containing protein gives MTPITIPEAPVSGVAGTDAFYVTGGTLGAGAASYVERRADHDLLDGLTSGDYCYVLNSRQMGKSSLCVRTMARLREKGWRTCFLDLTKFGGRNLSAEQWYTALLSEAGRELGLRAEMLAFWKANANLGPMQRFFGAIQQVALPASESPLTVFVDEIDVTRGLPFSADEFFAGIRQCYVGRATDPALNRLTICLLGTATPADLIQDTRTSPFNIGRRIEVKDFTPKEAIPLARGLGENGPALLSRVLYWTGGHPYLTQRLCRAIQEGNASTSASIDKLCSDLFLTRTAAEADDNLAFVRNRLLKSEVDLAGLLDLYGQMRRGRRIPDDEADPLSAVLKLSGVARTQEGQLRVGNRIYEHVFSREWIVEHMPGAELRRQREAYRRGLLRAGAVAAAVVLLVSLLAASAVVSAHRERAATHAAHREQAKVVVLLEQQETTNLRLQDALTQTNEANKTAYTEARKEHSARQEADQKAHQADQQAKIAAHETKIAMHQTIIAKAATQNAKDKASDANRQKQAAQASGRSEKQARLASEHLRYVSDMQLAAQSWADGNPNAAAALLDAHVPGSPSNTDSKDQRDFSWRFQWGLMHRDCVTLIGPDTVPLDGAFTTDGTLLTIDNAAAKLTRWDVTTHHVVSTKSLQGLSPVDYRMLSPDGRSQLVRDHAGRLALLDPATLRVRCVLMQNAPPLRTWAFDPTGHYLAVVSQANVAQIWDTTTGKVVHEPHAISTIGSPGPNAAGCPAALAPDGNTLLLANFPQPGHVTLFRSAAEGFKASEVSSPLSGTISTIACSPDGKWFACGDNAGNISVRDMDLRQVAPRFTGEGQRSNVYHLTFSPDSKILAAGGRDGSLRLWNVPEGTLRRSLLSRSMAVTFINWRADGKALAAGSEYGTTTVWNAALASESCVMPFPVSPAPCAFSLDGHWLATTGQTGEVVLWNMRTSQVECRLGGPYEYASSLAFTPDSHTLAVGTNGPGPQRMQFWNPVTHRLVRTWKMPTSNWGDNDSILGIDISHDGNLLAASLIARRTDSETIQPMCAVWNLRTGGLLASLPGSSTFDGILRFSPDNRMLAVTGGDNNRVWEWRVGEWGRPYRTFAGPDVSDESPVVISLAYSPDGRLLAAGGFSGLIGLYDPKTGILQRRLTGHTDAVGDLNFSPDGRLLASASHDHTVKLWDVAGNQEIRTITAHMDVVDRAVFSPIGDCLATAGRDATLRLWAAPALPAIDARMQEEKHEYIDYQARQAQRLAAQAQRLAMPAVRAQQPPATRDVKAQQRMGRMSPLTLTGYNHDVIAEKEPGQSNDIADSLKKTTTATVDDLTDFYAPGFNPRFPKVGLPAGTRFASRDDPLISFALQPASGNNVLLLRAEHSQGDLALVRPARFNHLAFLVAGFNGAWSGAYRLDFADGHSSTGAFIAPDNFDNQRPNVALGGFGRVFRQGSTFTAPSGALPDGRFENCQPDDPNLFDIPITLSPADAQRTLVRISFINKDQEASGNDVAILGIFGVSGHAAPGGIRAAPGRPRLAGKPHRTPRPSEEPVHP, from the coding sequence ATGACGCCCATCACCATACCCGAAGCGCCTGTCTCTGGGGTTGCCGGGACAGACGCCTTTTACGTCACCGGCGGCACCCTGGGCGCGGGCGCGGCCTCGTACGTCGAGCGCCGGGCCGACCATGATTTACTGGACGGCCTGACGTCCGGCGACTACTGCTACGTCCTCAACTCCCGCCAAATGGGCAAGTCCAGCCTCTGCGTCCGCACCATGGCTCGATTGCGCGAGAAGGGTTGGCGAACCTGCTTTTTGGACCTCACCAAGTTCGGCGGCAGGAACCTCTCCGCTGAGCAGTGGTACACCGCCTTGCTCTCGGAAGCTGGGAGAGAGTTGGGCCTGCGCGCCGAGATGCTCGCCTTTTGGAAAGCGAATGCCAACCTCGGGCCGATGCAGCGCTTCTTTGGGGCTATCCAGCAGGTAGCCCTGCCTGCGTCAGAATCTCCCTTGACGGTCTTCGTGGACGAGATCGACGTCACACGCGGCCTCCCCTTCAGCGCCGACGAGTTCTTCGCGGGTATCCGGCAATGCTACGTCGGCCGCGCGACGGATCCGGCCCTGAACCGCCTGACCATCTGTCTCCTGGGGACGGCCACACCCGCCGATCTGATCCAGGACACCCGCACCAGCCCCTTCAACATCGGCAGGCGCATTGAGGTCAAAGACTTCACGCCCAAAGAAGCCATCCCACTCGCGCGGGGTCTGGGCGAGAACGGCCCAGCCCTGCTCTCGCGAGTGCTGTACTGGACGGGCGGACACCCGTATCTGACGCAACGACTGTGCCGCGCCATTCAAGAAGGCAATGCCTCAACATCCGCCAGTATAGACAAGCTCTGCTCGGATCTGTTCCTGACGCGCACGGCGGCGGAGGCAGACGACAACTTGGCGTTCGTGCGCAACCGCCTGCTCAAATCGGAAGTGGATCTCGCCGGGCTCTTGGATCTGTACGGGCAGATGCGTCGGGGCCGCCGCATCCCCGACGACGAGGCGGACCCGCTCAGCGCGGTGCTGAAACTCAGCGGCGTGGCGCGGACCCAAGAAGGTCAACTCAGAGTCGGCAATCGGATCTACGAGCACGTCTTCAGCCGGGAATGGATCGTCGAGCACATGCCGGGGGCGGAGTTGCGGCGCCAGCGCGAGGCCTACCGGCGAGGCCTATTGCGGGCGGGGGCGGTCGCCGCCGCCGTAGTGTTGCTGGTCAGTCTGCTGGCCGCCTCCGCCGTCGTGAGCGCTCATCGAGAGAGGGCGGCAACACACGCCGCACATCGAGAACAGGCGAAAGTGGTGGTGTTGCTGGAGCAACAGGAGACCACGAACCTCAGACTCCAAGACGCACTCACCCAGACAAATGAAGCGAATAAGACGGCGTACACGGAGGCACGGAAAGAACACAGCGCCCGCCAGGAGGCCGACCAGAAGGCGCATCAGGCGGATCAGCAGGCCAAAATCGCTGCGCATGAGACCAAAATCGCTATGCATCAGACGATCATTGCCAAGGCGGCGACGCAGAACGCCAAGGACAAGGCGTCCGACGCGAACCGACAGAAGCAGGCCGCCCAGGCCTCCGGACGCAGTGAAAAGCAAGCCCGCTTGGCGTCGGAACACTTACGCTATGTGTCGGATATGCAGTTGGCGGCCCAATCCTGGGCGGATGGCAACCCCAACGCGGCGGCGGCGCTACTCGATGCGCATGTCCCCGGCTCGCCATCCAACACCGACAGCAAAGACCAGCGCGACTTCTCCTGGCGCTTTCAGTGGGGGCTGATGCACCGCGACTGCGTGACTCTCATCGGCCCGGACACGGTGCCTCTCGATGGAGCATTTACGACGGACGGCACGCTCCTGACCATAGATAACGCTGCCGCAAAACTGACACGATGGGACGTCACAACACATCATGTCGTCTCAACGAAGTCGTTGCAAGGTTTGTCTCCTGTTGATTATCGCATGCTTTCCCCAGATGGCCGTTCGCAGTTGGTTCGCGACCACGCTGGGCGTTTGGCCCTCCTGGATCCGGCGACGCTGCGAGTCCGCTGTGTGCTAATGCAGAATGCCCCTCCACTGCGCACATGGGCTTTCGACCCGACTGGCCATTACCTCGCTGTCGTCAGCCAGGCCAATGTTGCCCAGATCTGGGACACAACTACCGGCAAAGTGGTGCATGAGCCACACGCAATCAGCACCATCGGCTCCCCAGGACCGAATGCCGCAGGATGCCCTGCGGCGCTCGCCCCAGACGGCAACACGCTCCTGCTCGCCAACTTCCCGCAGCCGGGGCACGTCACGCTCTTTCGCAGCGCAGCTGAAGGTTTCAAGGCGTCTGAAGTCTCGTCGCCGCTTAGCGGTACGATAAGTACGATCGCCTGCTCGCCGGATGGGAAGTGGTTTGCGTGCGGCGATAATGCGGGGAATATCTCCGTCCGGGACATGGACCTCCGGCAGGTCGCCCCTCGCTTTACTGGCGAGGGGCAACGTTCCAATGTCTACCACCTCACCTTCTCGCCAGACAGCAAAATACTGGCGGCAGGAGGGCGGGACGGCTCCCTGCGGCTGTGGAATGTCCCGGAGGGAACACTCAGACGCTCTTTGCTGAGTCGCTCCATGGCGGTGACATTTATCAACTGGCGCGCGGATGGGAAGGCTCTGGCGGCGGGCAGCGAATATGGGACAACGACCGTGTGGAACGCTGCATTGGCCTCCGAGTCGTGCGTGATGCCGTTCCCGGTCTCGCCTGCGCCATGCGCTTTCTCACTGGACGGGCATTGGCTGGCGACCACCGGTCAGACGGGCGAGGTCGTCCTGTGGAACATGCGCACCTCACAAGTCGAGTGCCGCCTCGGCGGTCCTTATGAGTACGCGAGCAGTTTGGCTTTCACGCCCGATAGCCACACCCTGGCCGTGGGAACCAACGGACCCGGTCCCCAGCGGATGCAATTCTGGAACCCGGTCACGCACCGTCTAGTGCGAACATGGAAAATGCCTACGTCCAATTGGGGCGACAACGACAGTATCCTGGGCATCGATATTTCTCACGACGGTAATCTTCTGGCCGCCAGCTTGATTGCGCGGAGGACCGACAGCGAGACGATACAGCCCATGTGCGCCGTCTGGAATCTGCGAACCGGCGGCCTTCTCGCGAGCCTACCCGGATCGTCAACCTTCGACGGAATCTTACGCTTCTCGCCGGATAACCGGATGCTGGCCGTGACGGGCGGAGATAACAATCGAGTTTGGGAGTGGCGCGTCGGTGAGTGGGGGCGCCCGTATCGCACGTTCGCGGGGCCGGACGTCTCTGATGAATCACCAGTGGTTATTTCGCTGGCTTACTCGCCGGACGGACGGCTTTTAGCCGCAGGCGGATTTTCGGGACTGATCGGCCTGTACGACCCAAAAACTGGGATTTTGCAGCGCCGCCTGACCGGACACACCGATGCCGTTGGGGATCTGAACTTTTCGCCGGATGGCCGCCTGCTGGCATCCGCCAGCCATGATCATACCGTGAAGCTCTGGGATGTGGCTGGCAATCAGGAGATCCGCACCATAACGGCGCATATGGACGTCGTTGATCGGGCTGTCTTCTCGCCGATCGGCGACTGTCTCGCGACAGCGGGGCGTGACGCGACCCTGCGTCTGTGGGCAGCCCCTGCCCTGCCCGCGATCGACGCCCGGATGCAAGAAGAGAAGCACGAGTACATCGATTACCAGGCACGACAAGCACAACGATTAGCGGCGCAGGCGCAACGATTAGCGATGCCGGCAGTGAGAGCCCAACAACCGCCCGCGACGCGCGACGTGAAAGCCCAACAGCGAATGGGGCGAATGTCTCCGCTGACGCTCACCGGCTACAACCACGATGTCATCGCCGAGAAGGAGCCAGGCCAGTCCAACGACATAGCCGACAGCCTCAAGAAGACCACCACGGCCACGGTCGACGACCTGACGGACTTCTACGCTCCCGGCTTCAATCCCCGCTTTCCTAAGGTCGGACTGCCCGCCGGAACCCGATTCGCCAGCCGCGACGACCCGCTGATCTCCTTCGCGCTCCAGCCCGCATCCGGTAACAACGTACTTCTGTTGCGCGCCGAGCACTCCCAAGGCGACCTTGCCCTCGTCCGCCCGGCCCGGTTCAACCATCTGGCGTTTCTGGTCGCCGGTTTCAACGGAGCATGGTCGGGCGCCTATCGACTCGACTTTGCCGATGGGCATTCGAGCACCGGGGCATTCATCGCTCCAGACAACTTTGATAATCAGCGCCCGAATGTCGCGCTGGGCGGCTTCGGCCGCGTTTTCCGTCAAGGCTCAACATTTACGGCGCCATCCGGCGCACTACCGGATGGACGATTTGAAAACTGCCAGCCGGACGACCCGAACCTGTTCGACATTCCCATCACGCTCTCGCCCGCCGACGCGCAACGCACGCTTGTGCGCATCAGTTTCATCAACAAGGACCAGGAAGCCTCCGGCAACGATGTCGCCATCCTGGGAATCTTCGGCGTCAGCGGTCATGCGGCGCCAGGCGGGATTCGTGCTGCGCCAGGCAGACCTCGCCTGGCGGGTAAGCCTCATCGCACACCCCGTCCATCGGAGGAACCTGTTCATCCATGA
- a CDS encoding AAA-like domain-containing protein produces the protein MNTRTRQTNPGKTQSMEETSRTAQIAHVLFLDIVGYSQQSTSAQARLLGRLNDAVNASPAFDASKAAGSVQPLPTGDGMALLFFGDVIAPARCALDVSRALARADAPRVRMGLHSGLVQSQMDIAGRQNVVGEGINTAQRVMDFGDEGHVLLSAQYALWLRQFDDWTPLIHALGEGEAKHGQTVQLYSLHGADVGRAKAPTRLSSPRADSGKDAPARVVTPQRVALLYRPHQDPDEKVLRTLEEQLKAVGHDVFVDNQSKISKAWALAVEEPIRRADAVIAIVSPKSMQSEMLEFEVETAHDQQAQTGKPILLPVRIGKEDVQDGVIGSIIRPLTQFAWEGPQDDPRLITELLSAIAEPLKPRATEVKLEPVGGAVPPDSPFYMRRAADHEFLQALEDTESILLVKGARQIGKTSMLAQGSKRAKELGRRVAITDFQKFNAAQMASDEAFYRLLAATLARQLGFKYDFAAEWDDIFGANLNMENFLRDLLDAGEAPLVWFMDEVDKLFTAPFASDFFGLVRSWHNSRSTEPGGPWDKLTVVVAYATEAHLFIQDLNQSPFNVGRRMELADFNLQQTVDLNGRYGGPLGSYGDVERLHGLIGGQPFLTRRALDALAGGKMDFATLLSQATRDDGPFSDHLKRLLISVSSLPHVAEYIRALLADSAPTDQDAFYRLLAAGIVRQPPGGRPAFRCELYREYLQQHQL, from the coding sequence ATGAATACTCGGACAAGACAAACAAATCCGGGAAAGACGCAAAGTATGGAAGAGACCTCCCGCACCGCACAGATCGCCCACGTCCTGTTCCTGGACATCGTTGGCTATTCTCAGCAATCCACGTCCGCCCAGGCGCGGCTGCTGGGACGGCTTAACGACGCCGTGAACGCCTCACCCGCCTTCGACGCCTCCAAGGCCGCCGGGAGCGTGCAGCCGTTGCCCACTGGCGACGGCATGGCCCTGCTGTTCTTTGGAGACGTCATCGCGCCAGCTCGGTGCGCACTGGACGTATCCCGCGCCCTAGCCAGGGCCGACGCGCCGCGGGTGCGGATGGGGCTGCACAGCGGGCTGGTGCAGTCGCAGATGGACATCGCCGGCAGGCAGAACGTGGTCGGCGAGGGCATCAACACCGCCCAGCGCGTCATGGACTTCGGCGACGAGGGGCACGTCCTGCTGTCGGCCCAGTACGCCCTCTGGCTGCGCCAGTTTGACGACTGGACGCCCCTGATCCACGCACTGGGCGAGGGCGAGGCCAAGCACGGACAGACCGTCCAGCTCTACAGCTTGCACGGGGCGGATGTGGGACGGGCCAAGGCCCCCACGCGACTGTCCAGTCCGAGAGCCGATTCCGGGAAAGATGCGCCGGCCCGCGTGGTGACGCCCCAACGGGTGGCCCTGCTCTACCGCCCCCACCAGGACCCGGACGAGAAAGTCCTCAGGACATTGGAGGAGCAACTCAAGGCCGTCGGCCACGACGTTTTCGTGGACAACCAGTCCAAGATCAGCAAGGCTTGGGCGCTGGCCGTCGAGGAGCCAATCCGCCGCGCCGACGCTGTCATCGCCATTGTCTCCCCCAAGTCCATGCAGAGCGAGATGCTGGAGTTCGAAGTCGAGACCGCCCACGACCAGCAAGCGCAAACCGGCAAGCCTATCTTGCTGCCCGTCCGCATCGGCAAGGAAGACGTCCAAGACGGAGTCATCGGGTCGATCATCCGCCCACTCACCCAGTTCGCCTGGGAGGGGCCGCAGGACGACCCGCGCCTGATCACCGAACTGCTGTCGGCCATCGCCGAGCCGCTCAAGCCCCGCGCCACGGAGGTCAAGCTGGAGCCGGTCGGCGGCGCCGTGCCGCCCGACTCGCCATTCTACATGCGCCGCGCCGCCGACCACGAGTTTTTGCAGGCGCTCGAAGACACAGAGAGCATCCTGCTGGTCAAGGGCGCGCGCCAGATCGGCAAGACGTCCATGCTCGCCCAGGGATCCAAGCGCGCCAAAGAGTTGGGGCGGCGGGTCGCCATAACCGACTTTCAGAAGTTCAACGCCGCCCAGATGGCCTCCGACGAGGCGTTCTACCGACTGCTGGCCGCCACACTGGCCCGACAATTGGGGTTCAAGTACGACTTCGCCGCCGAATGGGACGATATCTTTGGCGCGAACCTGAACATGGAGAATTTCCTGCGCGATTTGCTGGACGCGGGGGAAGCGCCGCTAGTCTGGTTCATGGACGAGGTGGACAAGCTGTTCACCGCCCCGTTCGCCAGCGACTTCTTCGGCCTAGTGCGCTCCTGGCACAACTCGCGCTCGACCGAGCCGGGCGGCCCCTGGGACAAGCTGACGGTGGTGGTCGCGTACGCCACGGAGGCGCATCTATTCATCCAGGATCTGAACCAATCGCCGTTCAACGTTGGGCGGCGGATGGAGTTGGCGGACTTCAATTTGCAGCAGACCGTGGACCTGAACGGACGCTATGGCGGTCCGCTAGGCAGCTACGGAGACGTGGAGCGCCTGCACGGGCTGATTGGCGGCCAGCCGTTCCTGACGCGACGCGCCCTAGATGCGCTGGCAGGCGGCAAGATGGACTTCGCGACCCTGCTGTCCCAGGCCACACGCGACGACGGCCCCTTCTCGGACCATCTGAAGCGCCTCCTGATCTCGGTCTCCAGCCTGCCGCACGTCGCCGAGTACATCCGCGCGTTGCTGGCGGACTCGGCGCCGACAGATCAGGACGCGTTCTACCGGCTGCTGGCCGCCGGGATCGTCCGC